From Myotis daubentonii chromosome 7, mMyoDau2.1, whole genome shotgun sequence, a single genomic window includes:
- the METTL8 gene encoding tRNA N(3)-methylcytidine methyltransferase METTL8, mitochondrial isoform X2: MNGIWRNSISCLRIRNVPHRYQSGYHPAVPLGSRILTDPAKVFEHNMCTTQGPKSKSAMLKRLLPFRFLLFLQLPLLGMGLTPTVLTPSGNEAHLLLTSTPAGALSVSTLPLPEVQCFVFNVEYMNCTWDSSSEPRPTNLTLHYWYGNSGHDKVQECGHYLYSSEITSGCWLGKEEIHLYQTFVVQLQDPQELGRKTKKRLKLADLVIPWAPENLTLHNLSESQLELRWSSRYSVGHCLEHLVQYRSDQDRSWIEQSVGHRCSFSLPSVDGQKLYTFRVRSRYNPLCGSAQHWSEWSHPIHWGSHTPKKPIVPPSLFALEAVLIPLGSMGLIVSLIFVYCWLERTVPRVPTLKSLEDLVIKYHGNFSAWSGVSKELVESLQPDYSERLCHISEIPPKGDALEERPGGSPCSQHSSSWTPPSYTL; encoded by the exons ATGAATGGGATTTGGAGAAATTCGATTTCCTGTCTAAGGATAAGAAATGTGCCACACAGATACCAAAGTGGTTATCACCCAGCAGTCCCTCTGGGATCAAGGATTCTAACTGACCCAGCCAAAGTTTTTGAGCACAACATGTG TACCACCCAGGGACCGAAGAGCAAGAGTGCCATGTTGAAGCGACTGCTACCATTCAGATTCCTCTTATTcctgcagctgcctctgctggggATGGGGCTGACCCCCACAGTCCTCACACCCAGTGGGAATGAAGCTCATTTACTCCTGACATCTACACCCGCTGGAGCCCTCAGTGTttccaccctgcccctcccagaggtCCAGTGTTTTGTATTCAATGTTGAGTACATGAATTGCACTTGGGACAGCAGCTCTGAGCCTCGGCCCACCAACCTGACTCTGCACTATTGGTACGGGAACTCTGGTCATGACAAAGTCCAGGAGTGTGGCCACTATCTATACTCTTCAGAGATCACTTCTGGCTGCTGGTTGGGAAAAGAGGAGATCCATCTCTACCAAACATTTGTTGTCCAGCTCCAGGACCCACAGGAACTTGGGAGGAAGACCAAAAAGAGGCTAAAACTGGCGGATCTGGTGATTCCCTGGGCTCCAGAGAACCTAACACTTCACAACCTGAGTGAATCGCAGCTAGAACTGAGGTGGAGCAGCAGATACTCTGTGGGCCACTGTTTGGAGCACCTGGTGCAGTACCGGAGTGACCAGGACCGCAGCTGGATTGAGCAGTCAGTGGGCCACAGATGTAGCTTCTCTTTGCCGAGTGTGGATGGGCAGAAACTCTACACGTTTCGTGTTCGGAGTCGCTATAACCCACTCTGTGGAAGTGCTCAGCATTGGAGTGAATGGAGCCACCCGATCCACTGGGGCAGCCATACTCCAAAGAAGCCCATCGTGCCCCCATCACTGTTTGCACTGGAAGCTGTGCTCATCCCCCTTGGCTCTATGGGACTGATTGTTAGTCTCATCTTTGTGTACTGCTGGCTAGAAAGGACCGTACCCCGAGTTCCTACCCTCAAGAGCCTGGAGGATCTGGTTATCAAATACCATGGGAACTTTTCGGCCTGGAGTGGTGTGTCTAAGGAACTGGTGGAGAGCCTGCAGCCAGACTACAGTGAAAGGCTCTGCCACATCAGTGAGATTCCCCCAAAAGGAGATGCTCtagaggagaggcctgggggctCCCCCTGCAGCCAGCATAGCTCCTCCTGGACTCCCCCATCTTACACCCTATAA